The nucleotide window CCCGTCCTCTCGGTCCCCGACTGACCACCTGGACGGTTGCGGGCCAAGTCGCTTCcgtctccttctttctctccgaTGTTGGATTTCGCAATCTTCCCAATATCGCTACTGTTCTTCCTTCTCTCGGCCGCACCCTGAGCGGCGCTGCGAGCAGCTGTGCCCAGAGCCATCCTCAGGACCCGGGGTCGGGGCCTCAGACACTCATGCCCACCTCCTCCGAGTGTGGTCCTGTTTGCCCTGCCCCCTCTCTCTGGCCCCTACCGGCGCCCAGGGCAGGACTCTGCACACCCTCTTCCCCCAGGTGGACCCACTGGCCCATCCCTGCCCACAGCTTCCGACAGGGCTACGAGGCCAAGAGCACCTGTGCCCACCAGGCTTTCAGGAGTTCGAGGTGAGGCCTCTGCCGCCCCCAGGCTCTGGGGGGCCCCAGCTGTGCACGACCCCGCCCCCGGTGTGGGGGTGACATGGGTCTGCTTCGGCCCCCGTCTCTGCAGGAGCTGAAGGAGGTGGGCAAGGGGCAGCCTAGGCTGGAGGCCGAGCACCCTGCCGACACCACGAGAACCGCTACCCTCTCGTGCTGCCCTGTGAGCATGGTAGGCAGGGGCGTGCGGGCCGGAGCTCGGCCCGGAGGAGGCGCTGCGTGTGCCCCCCCTGAATGCCCGGCTTTTAGCGTCTGCAGATGACCGCTGCCGGGTCAGGCTGACCCCGCTGGACGGAGAGCCTCACTCTAATTACGTCAAcaccagcttcatccaccagcaGGTAGAGCCGCCTGCGCGCTGGCTGCGGCGTCCACTCGGGAGGGGCCCGGTTTGCAGGACACGCTGTCCTGCCCTAGCCATCCACGAAGACCGCCAGCTTGTGTGTCTTGTGTGTTGGTGGCTGTGCTGGGACcgcaggaggcagggctgggctaCGCGGATTCCCACCTTCAAAGGAGcaggagttgtgtgtgtgtgtgtgtatgtgtgtgacacCTGCCACGCGGCATGACAGGTGCTGTAATAAGGGCACACGTGTGGTGCTCAGAGCTCGTGAAGAAGGAACGTTTAGTCCACCTAGGAATCAagagaggcttcctggaggagggggcatttGGTCTCTTGAAGGATGAGCAGAATCCTGATAAGTGATGAAAGAGGGGCAGACATTGCAGCTGGACAGACCCAGAGAAGAGCCGGGCGGTGCATGTGGACAGAGTGGGGCGGGGTCATcaggcagaggcaggagaggcagaTGGGGCTGTTGGAGGAGGGACTGAGTGCTGGCCTCGGGGAGCTGGGTGGGCAGTGGAGCCCTGGGAGAAGTGCAGGTGGTGTGGGTCGGGTGGTGAAGGGGTGGCCTGGGGAAGCTACTTCGGGGCCATCAGTGTCTTGTCATCGTCCCATCGAGGTGGGGCTGTCTCCAAGTCACCCTCCTGATTTGGGTCCTTGGTGCACGTGTGTTCACGTGTGTGCACACGTATCGACCTGCACACGAAGTCCTCACTCCCAGAGATCACCCGTGGGTTGCGTGGCTGTGGGCTGGGGCCCCAGTTAACGTGATCCTGCCCGCCCCCAGGGCTACACCCGCCCACAGGAGTTCATCACCACCCAGGGGCTTCTGAAGAAGACCCTGGAGGACTTCTGGCAGCTGGCGTGGGAGCAGCAGGTCCGGGTCGTCATGCTGACGGTGGGCATGGAGAGTGGGCGGGTGAGCGTGCCACAGCCCCCGGGGTGGCCACCAGGTGGCAGGCTCTCCCCACAGGACCAGCTGTGGGTCTGGGAGGCCAGGTGAGGCCTGGGGGTTGGTGGGGTCCCCAGGCCGCCCAGgatggggcagggaaggagacCAGGAACCCAGGCTCCCAGCTGGACTCGCCTCCATTGCCTCTGCTGTTTCTCACCGAGACCACCCTCTCCTGCTCCAGGCCCAGTCTGCGTCCTTGCTTTAAACACGCCTGTGCCCTGCTCCGTGCGGGGCCCTGGGATAACACCTTTGAGCCCCTCCAGCTGGAGCGGAGAGGCCAGGCCAGGTGGTCCTAAGTAAGGCCATGCAGTTTGCACAGGCGCCCGGCAGCTGCCTGGAAGTCCCAGGGGTCACATAGAGGTCTGGGGGTGGAGGTGCTGGGGCCGGGCAGGGGGAGAGAGGCTTCCGGACAAGCAGGGTGGCGGAGACAGACGGGTGGGTGGGAGGTGCTGATACAGCAGGGGTGGCAGTGATGGGTGGGCCCACATCCCTCTGGCCCTAGGTGCTACGTGAGCACCACTGGCCAGCCGACTCCACCCCTGTCACCCACGGTCACATCGTCCACCTCCTGGCCGAGGAGCCCGAGGACGAGTGGACCACGCGGGACTTCCAGATGCAGCACGTGCGTACCCGCGAGCGAGGGGTTGTGACTCCTCGGAAGGTCAGCTCACCTCCTGGGCCCCTGGCCTCCCCCTTGCCCAGGAGGTGGGAGGTTAGGGAGGGTAGGGAAGCACAGGGAAGGCTAAGGGTCATCCGAAGTTGGGTGAGAAGGGACGGTTTCTGCCCTGCCCTGCACCCAGCTCAGGGCCCCCGCTCACCCCAGACCCCTGGGCCCCATCCGCCATCCCAGGCTGTGTCCTCCTGGGGCAGcagtgcccccctcccccttgggccCCCTGCAGGCAGACTTCCCGGGAGGCTGGAGGAGCTGAGGGGAGCATCCCAGTGGGGGGGGGGCACCACCCCGCCCTCAAGATCTGGTGACAGAATGAGGGCTGAGCAGAGGACAGTGGGTTAGGAGGGGACGGAGAAGCAGCTCCTCTGCCCCCCAGCCTCCGGGCTGCCCAGCAACTGCAGTGGACAGTGAAGCAGCTGCAGTTCACCACCCGGCCAGACCACAGCGTCCCCGAGACccccagctccctgctggcctTTGTGGACCCCGTTCGGGAGAGGAGCGGGGCCCGTCCTGGTGCAGGCAGGCGGGGCAGGTGGCGGGtggtggggtgggctggggaaggGCCCTGCTTCACAGCCCTGGGCCCTCTGACCCTCAGTGCAGGCGTGGGCTGCTCGGACACCTTTGTGGCCCTGTCAGGGCTGCTGCagcagctgggggaggaggatACAGTGGACGTATTCCACACGGTGTGCTCGCTGCGCCTGCACCGGCCCCTCATGATCCAGACCCCGGTGAGGGCAAGGCAGGTGGGCTGCGGaccctgggagggggtggggcagacaGCCGGGCCACAGGGTCCCCAGGGGCCAGGGAAGAACCCCGGGGGAGGGGCTCGGACACTCACCCTCCTATCGGGGCTTCTGTTTCCCTTTGTGCCGGGGGTGGGAGTTGGGAGGGCCCCTGCCAGCTCTGACGCGGGGGGGCCCCACGGGAAGGCTCCCCaaagcccctcccctgccccgggCCGTCTGGCTGGTCAGGGCCTGGAAGTCTACCTGCTGGGCCACGGTCCCTCAGCCGACCGCCTCCCGTCCCACCCCCCAGAGCCAGTATATCTTCCTGCACGGCTGCCTCCTGAGCAGGGTCCTGGAAGGGGCTCCCTGGCACCTCTGAGCACGTGCAGCACCGGGAACCTGGCCCGGTGGGGGGCAGGGTCCCCATCCCTCCCACCAACAGGCTGCCAGCTCCGTCCACGCAGGGCCGAGGAGACCAAGAGCGGGAGCTGGGCAGCCTCCGGCACCCCCGACGCGgcccgcgccccgcgccccgcgccccgcccaGGCCGCAGCCCATCCCCGTGCGGCGCTTCCTCCCCAGGCGTGATCTGGCGACGCTGGCTTCTTGGGGGAGCACAAGGTGGCTGCGGGCTGGGCGGCACGACGACGCGGGGTCCCCTCGTGCCACCACTTCTGCGGCCTGTCTCATGGTGTCCCTCTGCCCATCACCCTCCCCAGCTTCCGCTCCAGGCCCTCAAGGACCAGGCCAGCTCTGCGATGCCCTCTCCTGGCCGTGGGCAGGACGGCATGGCCTCCCGTGAGTGCCAGTGGGCTTGCGGGTGGACGGGGCATCGGGCGTCGGCCAGGCTGGGACCTCCGGCAGCCTCACCCTTACCCTCGTCCCGCAGACGGCTGTTGTCACGGGCGGTCCCCTCTGGCAGAGGACGGCCCTGCTGGAGAGATGCCCGCAGCCTGGCTCTTCCCCGTGGGACCATGCCCTTGGGCCATTGGTGCTTCCTGGTctggggctgggaggctgggggtcCTAGAGCTGAGACGGGCAGGGGacaccctgtgctctgcagggcGGGCCCTCTGGCCGCGATCACGTCATGCTGACCGGGGCCCGCAGAGCTCTGGGAGCTGGTGTGGGAGCACGGGGCTCGCGTGCTGGTCTCCCTGTGCCTGCCAGACCCCCGGGAGAAGGTGAGGGAACAGGGGCAGAGGGTGGGAtgcctgggggttggggtggggctGTGGTGTGACCAGGGCTTGGGTGGGGATGGGCTGACCGGCCGAGCAGCCCTGACCCGGTCTGGGCCACAGAGTCACAGCCCGTCGCCACGGACGCGGTGACCGTGCGCTGGGTGGCCGTGAGTAGTGCTGCAGGCTGGCCCTGCACCCTCCTCAGTGTCACACGTGTAAGCTAGGGccgtgggctgggggtgggctcCGCGGAGCAGTCCCGGCCCCTCCAGGCACCGGTGCCAACATCTTTGCCCAGCGGGGGAGCAGGAAGGAGGGGCCGGTGCAGAGGCTGCAGCTGCCGTGTGGGGAGCCGGGCAGGAGCTCCCCACCATGACCCTGCTGCCCTTCCTGGCTGCCGCGGGCCCGTGCTGCTCCTGGGGCCTGGAGAAGCTAGGCACGCCGCTCAGCCACTGCAGGTGCCGCTGGACGGGGCCCCAGAGGAGCAGGCAGAGACCCCGCTGCCCCGCGGCTCGGGGTGTGGGTACGGACACAGCCCCCTCCTCACTCTGCCCTGACGTCGTCTTTCGGGAGTCTGTTCCCCGACACCCGCCGGGCCCCGTGCCGTGAAGGGGCCGAGTCGGGGAATAAGGCATGTGGTCAAGCCAGAGGCCGAGTGCGTTCTGTCCATCCATGCCAGGGCCTGGTGGGAAACAGGAGCGGGGCTGGGGGGGCCTGGTGGGTGGCTTTCGCggggcagcccccagccccgccctccagTTTCCCTGTTCCTCAGATCTAGTTTCTAGTGTCCGGGGGGCGGCCCTGGATTCAGAGCAGGTTACTCGGGGCGAGGGGGCACAGCTGCTGCCCTGTGCACAGCAGGACCGACGCCAGCGGCAGGCGCGGGGGGGCTGAGTTTTCTCTGCCTCCTTCGCTCCACCACAGTGCGGGAGTCTGGGGAGGGAAAACCAGGAGGAGAAGCAGAAAGGAGGGCAGGAGTGCTCACCGTGGCGACACCATCACCTGCGGCCTCACCAGGTCCCATCCGTCCCCTCATCAACCAGGAGGCCCTGGACGGCTGGCGCCAGCGGCGGGGCCCCAGCTGCTCCCGGTAGAGGGcctgggggacacagaaagcctGCACAAACCAGAGCAGGACGCCCCGAAAGGAGTCAGACCCCGAAtcggggaggggcagggctctCCTTGGCCGCCCCGAGCTCCTCGTGGAAGGCGAGGGGTCAGAGGCCGGGAGGTCCCTCGCGGCCTGTGCAGCAGAAGCTGGAGCAGGGCAGCCTCCCCGCTCACCTGGGCCTCCCTGGGCTGGGTCACACCCTCTGCACACTCGTTCCCAGGAGTCGGGGTTGGCCCATGACGACCCTCCAGTAGGCGGGCTGGAGCCTCGCACTGGGCCCGGGCCCCGCCATGCTGAGGGGGCAGCAGGGCCCCCACACCAGAGCTGCAAAGGAGCAGGAGGGCCGCAGCGAGTGGGGAGTGAGGCCGGGAACACGGCCGAGTGGCCAGCACCCCTGTGGTCTCTCCGGCCCTCCGTGCACAAGGACCACCCAGGCCTTCCTGGGGGCTCATCTACGTCAGGGCCGAGCCCCACACCCCAGAGGCCAACGGTTGGTTTGATTTCCGCCTTCCTGGCCCAGCCGTGCAGCCCCTGGGGCCCGGGAGGTGAGAGCAATAACAGAGAATGGGAGGGGGGTGATGAGTGGCCGTGGGGGGGTGACGGTCCTGGATGAAGGGCCACTGGCTGCCCTGAGGCTTTCAGGCTGCCGCTGTACACTCAGGATGGACCGTGTGGGGAGAGTAAGGTCAGGAGACGCGGCCGGCTCTCGCTCCACCCTGGGCTTGGCCCGGCGCCGGGATGAGCCCCGCTTCAGCCACCGTCTCTCGCCCTCAAGCCTCCCGCCTGGCCCTTCCAGCCTCAGGCTGGTGGAGCTGCAGCTGCCGGACTGGCCTCCAGGTGGCGCCAGACTGCCGACTCAGGCCGGCCCGGACCGCCAGGTGGGCGCGTCCCCCAGCCGGGCGCCTGGCTCCATCCCGGGAGCAGGGTCCAGGGCTCCCGGGCTCCCACCTGACTGGGGCCGCGTGCAAGACGCTTTGTGAGTGGACGTCACACCTTCTCTAGTGGGGGGCCTGGGGCTCGGCTGGAAGTCTCCTCCTGTAGCCACCCGACCTCcacccgccccgcggctccgGCCCTTCACGGCCCACCTGGCGAGACAACCCCTCGCTCCCCTCCCCAGGAGCCAGGATGCGGCGGGTGACCCCGAGTTGTACTTCTGGGGCTGCTCCCCCCCCAAGTGGGTGACCTCGAACAAACAAGGTGCTTCCGGGGCCCTCCTCCGATCCCCTGTGGCCCCGAGGCTGTCCGCTCTGGCACGGGGTCCTGAGCCCGCAGCCCAAACGCCTGCAGGACCCGCTCTCCGCTCTccgggttgtttgcttttttctttcctggatgAAATTCCTGCCAGCtcggagggaaggagggaaggggagcgAGAGGCGAGAAAGTTCCCTGGCTCCGCCCTCCCCTGCCAAGCCCAACCCGTGAAACCCAGGAGTGAAGACCGCGCAGCGATGCCTGCTCCTCTCTGACTGTGCGCCACCGGTGCCCGCCGCCCTCCTGGCCGCCGCGATGCCCAGCGCACCCGGGCTCCGCGCCCTCTGGCTCTGCGCCGCGCTCTGCGCCTCCCCATGTGCCCCCCAGCCTGGCCCGCGGCCCGCCTGCCCGGCCCCCTGCCGCTGCCACGAGGACGGCATCATGCTGTCGGCCGACTGCTCTGAGCGCGGGCTCTCCGCGGTGCCGGGGGACCTGGACCCCCTGACGGCTTACCTGTGAGTACCACGCGCTTCTCCCTGAGCACGCCTGGCTGCGCGCTCACCGGGCCGGCCTCAGTCTGGGGCACCTGTGCAGCTGGAGCCCTGAGGCCCAGGCATCTCCTGCCCTGTCCTGGACTGTGGGGCCGTGGCGGGGAGAACAGTCCCAGGCTGAAGGCCAGGCGAGTGGTGAGGTCGGGCTTCCCTGACCGGTTCCCAGTTGGCCCCTGTCTCGGGGCCTAATGGCGCGAGCCCAGGCTAGGTGAGAGATGGGTCTCCGGGCCCTGAGCAGAGGAGCCCAGACTGCCGCCCCTTCTCCTCTTGCCGGTTTCTTCTCCTGCAGAGCAGCGCCCAGGACGGTGGCCGGGGCTcagtggaggagaggggaggggccccGTGGGGGGAAAGATTGTCCCCAGCCGGGGCAAGGAGAACAGAGCAGTCACTTGAGCTGGGTGGCCTTGGTGGGGgtcccagaagccaggagaggggACTAAGCCACCCTCGTCTCCTCCAAGACGTCCCTGCTGGCTCCATCTCCCTCCACTGAGGCCTCTGGCTCCCCAGGGGCCTCCCTGAAGTCACATCCCAAGAGGCCGCGTTGGAGACACTAATTTGTGGGCAGTGCCAAGCTGAAAACCAAAGAGCTGTTTTTAGAGTCTGAGTTGGGGTGAGATGGTGTGTGAAGTGGACCCCACTGGGGGCAGCTGCCCCTCAGGGCTTGAGGGCTGGGGGCTCTGGCCTGGCCACCTGGGCGGGaggagggagtgagcgcacacTCCAGACCACCTGCCTCCCCCCTGCTCTGGGGAGAGGAAGGCTTCCTGGCTCAGCCCCGCCTGGGCCTCCATGACCTCTTCTCGGAGGAGGAGGGTCTGGGCCATCTGTCCCGGAGCTCTGTGGCTTTGggctgcagggcctgggggctCTGAGGAAACAGGAGCTCGTTTGTAGAGTCAGGCAAGTATTTGTTGAACTAAACGGGACCAGGGCAGCTCCCCTTCAGCCGTTTTACATGTGTGTGGGTGAAGTGGGTAGGACGTTGTCTCATTTGAAGACAGGGTTCTGTGgctgaaaagaatttggaaatgaCTTCTGTGGAGCCTTTCTCTGGGGAAGCAGGAGAAAGTTCCCTTTTCCAGGCTGAGGGGCTCACTggtcccacctccttccccagaCCCATCCTTCCTCAGGAGGACTTGGGGAAAAGACGACAGTGTCGCCGTCAGAATCCACGCTGCTGGAGGGTTGCCCCCACCGTCTCGTCGCTGTTCCCCTGGCACTGTCATGTCTGCATTTGGGGTTTTCTGAGCCGACCCTGGGTCTCCCTGGGGCCTGAGAAAGCCCCTCTCTCCCAGGACTCAGCCTGTGCATCCCAGGGTAGGAGGGAGGGTCCCACGTGGCCTGGGGACCTCAGCAGCAGGCCCTGGAAtgttggagggaggggaagacGCAGGGTCCCCCTTGGCCGCGCAGGGTCTTGTCTGGGTGGTGAGTGGAGTGTCTCTGCAGGGCGGTGGGcctcctttctctgcctctctgg belongs to Pseudorca crassidens isolate mPseCra1 chromosome 2, mPseCra1.hap1, whole genome shotgun sequence and includes:
- the LOC137220198 gene encoding uncharacterized protein: MSPQEGLGGPCARRAGETTGVLATRPCSRPHSPLAAALLLLCSSGVGALLPPQHGGARAQCEAPARLLEGRHGPTPTPGNECAEGVTQPREAQAFCVPQALYREQLGPRRWRQPSRASWLMRGRMGPGEAAGDGVATALAWMDRTHSASGLTTCLIPRLGPFTARGPAGVGEQTPERRRQGRVRRGLCPYPHPEPRGSGVSACSSGAPSSGTCSG